Proteins encoded together in one Pseudomonadota bacterium window:
- the cyoE gene encoding heme o synthase: protein MALGDFVALLKPRVMSLVVFTGAVGMLLAPGNLHPVLAVVAILCIAVGAGASGAINMWYDRDIDALMTRTQNRPIPAGRMAPNVALGFGITLAVASVSIMALAVNGMAAGLLAFTIFFYIVIYSMGLKRRTPQNIVIGGAAGAFPPMIGWAAVSGDVTLASVVLFAIIFLWTPPHFWALALYKRGDYDKAGVPMMPVVAGRKSTAWQMLAYTVALLPVTLLPCVIGLSGVVYGAGALALGLVFMGYAISVIRDTGERSARRMFPFSILYLFLIFVLLLVDQSVPVAF, encoded by the coding sequence ATCGCGCTTGGTGATTTTGTGGCGCTTCTCAAGCCACGCGTCATGTCGCTTGTTGTATTTACCGGTGCGGTTGGCATGTTGCTGGCGCCCGGCAACCTGCACCCGGTGCTTGCCGTCGTCGCTATTCTCTGTATCGCGGTTGGCGCTGGCGCTTCCGGCGCTATCAACATGTGGTACGACCGCGATATCGACGCCTTGATGACGCGGACCCAGAACCGGCCGATACCGGCGGGCCGCATGGCACCAAACGTCGCGCTCGGATTCGGCATTACTCTGGCTGTGGCCTCTGTTTCGATTATGGCGTTGGCTGTCAACGGCATGGCGGCGGGCCTGCTTGCCTTCACCATCTTTTTTTACATCGTCATTTACAGCATGGGGTTGAAGCGCCGCACGCCGCAAAACATCGTTATCGGTGGTGCCGCCGGTGCGTTTCCGCCGATGATCGGGTGGGCAGCCGTGAGTGGCGACGTGACGCTGGCGTCGGTAGTTCTGTTTGCAATTATCTTTCTGTGGACGCCGCCCCATTTCTGGGCTCTAGCGCTCTACAAGCGCGGCGACTATGACAAAGCCGGTGTGCCGATGATGCCGGTGGTTGCCGGCCGCAAATCGACCGCTTGGCAAATGCTGGCCTATACCGTGGCGTTGCTGCCGGTCACCTTGTTACCGTGTGTGATCGGTCTTTCGGGCGTGGTTTATGGCGCCGGCGCCCTGGCACTCGGATTGGTGTTTATGGGGTACGCCATCAGCGTCATTCGCGATACCGGCGAGCGTAGCGCCCGTCGCATGTTCCCTTTTTCGATCCTGTATCTCTTTTTGATCTTCGTCTTGTTGTTGGTCGATCAGAGCGTGCCGGTGGCTTTCTAG
- a CDS encoding cytochrome c oxidase assembly protein, translated as MALSNKRKRMMLVVLGGVACGMVGLSFAAVPLYAMFCSVTGFGGTTQIAEAAPASIGERVMAVRFNSDVSSDVPWRFKPSQREVELRVGEVELAFYTATNESQRTILGSAVFNVTPLKAGIYFSKIDCFCFEEQVLRPGESAELPVTFFIDPDIVNDRDMDDVTTITLSYTFFNQGEEALESYFEKQKEEQLASREIGGATKQN; from the coding sequence ATGGCGCTCTCTAATAAACGCAAGCGCATGATGCTGGTCGTTCTCGGCGGCGTTGCCTGCGGCATGGTCGGGCTCTCGTTTGCGGCGGTGCCGCTATACGCAATGTTCTGCAGCGTGACCGGTTTCGGCGGTACGACGCAAATAGCGGAAGCGGCGCCCGCGTCGATCGGGGAGCGCGTCATGGCGGTGCGCTTCAACTCGGATGTGTCCAGCGATGTGCCGTGGCGTTTCAAGCCGTCCCAGCGCGAGGTTGAATTACGTGTCGGTGAGGTTGAGCTGGCCTTTTACACGGCCACCAATGAGTCCCAGAGAACCATTTTGGGCAGCGCCGTGTTCAACGTCACGCCGCTAAAAGCTGGGATTTATTTCAGCAAGATCGATTGCTTTTGCTTCGAGGAGCAGGTGCTTCGGCCCGGCGAGAGCGCTGAGCTGCCGGTCACCTTTTTTATTGATCCAGATATAGTTAACGATCGCGACATGGACGATGTGACGACCATTACTCTCTCTTACACCTTTTTTAATCAAGGCGAAGAAGCGTTGGAGAGTTATTTCGAAAAACAAAAAGAAGAGCAACTGGCGAGCCGCGAAATTGGCGGCGCGACGAAACAAAACTGA